From Streptomyces sp. NBC_00690, a single genomic window includes:
- a CDS encoding ABC transporter permease has translation MFLTAFRMEQRAMQRNPLLLVNSGMLPAVFLVIAVETGRPGSDGTAELIVAVMLTALWGSTVWMSGGVLRRERTFGTLARCVSGVWSPYLVLLGKSLGATVTSVGAILVSTGVTAAALGLPLGVSHPAWAVVSLVVLVCSGTALGALVSCLFLVTRNGLVWSHALMYPVFALGGLLIPTDALPEWLRWAPELLSLHWIKDCLVDASTGGVTFAPLGVAMLLTLAYFSAAGFAYRRSVERSRKEGTLDLA, from the coding sequence ATGTTCCTGACCGCGTTCCGCATGGAGCAGCGGGCGATGCAACGCAATCCGCTGCTGCTGGTCAACTCCGGGATGCTGCCCGCCGTGTTCCTGGTCATCGCGGTGGAGACCGGCCGCCCCGGCTCCGACGGCACGGCCGAACTCATCGTGGCCGTGATGCTGACCGCGCTGTGGGGCTCCACGGTGTGGATGAGCGGAGGTGTTCTGCGCCGCGAGCGCACCTTCGGCACCCTGGCCCGCTGTGTCTCCGGAGTCTGGTCGCCCTACCTGGTGCTGCTGGGCAAGAGCCTGGGCGCCACCGTCACCAGCGTCGGCGCGATCCTCGTCAGCACCGGCGTCACCGCGGCGGCGCTGGGCCTGCCGCTGGGCGTGTCGCACCCGGCGTGGGCCGTCGTGTCGCTCGTGGTGCTGGTGTGCTCGGGCACCGCTCTGGGGGCGCTGGTGTCCTGCCTCTTCCTGGTGACCCGCAACGGGCTGGTGTGGTCCCACGCGCTGATGTACCCGGTCTTCGCCCTGGGCGGACTGCTCATCCCCACGGACGCGCTGCCCGAGTGGCTGCGCTGGGCGCCCGAACTCCTCAGCCTGCACTGGATCAAGGACTGTCTGGTCGACGCGAGCACCGGGGGCGTCACGTTCGCCCCGCTGGGCGTCGCGATGTTGTTGACCCTCGCCTACTTCTCCGCCGCGGGCTTCGCCTACCGCCGGTCCGTCGAGAGATCTCGGAAGGAGGGGACGCTTGACCTCGCGTGA
- a CDS encoding ABC transporter ATP-binding protein, protein MSESAIVVERLGRTFIDRGRQLVALRDVSFQVGAGEIVGLLGSNGAGKTTLTKILATLLLPTAGAARIFGHDVTRDLREVRRMTGVVLGGDRGLYAKLNGRDNLRFFAMLAGVGRRGLSTKLDAALEEVGLVGAADRAVETYSKGMRQRLHIAIGMIAEPRVLLLDEPTVGLDPVEAERLRGTVARLRDTGVSVLLTSHYLLDIERLASRVIILADGTLAADLPVEEFARQAGYTATVTVRGTGSPPDGGALSSPDITVGAVEVADESWTLRLHVRDWSVGSFGLLEQALAHVSVLDVRIDPVRLEDVYSHVAARLADGRQVGGVK, encoded by the coding sequence TTGAGCGAGTCGGCGATCGTCGTGGAACGGCTCGGCCGTACCTTCATCGACCGTGGACGCCAACTCGTGGCCCTGCGGGACGTCAGTTTCCAGGTCGGGGCTGGCGAGATCGTGGGCCTGCTGGGCAGCAATGGCGCGGGCAAGACCACCCTGACCAAGATCCTCGCCACCCTGCTGCTGCCCACGGCCGGTGCCGCCCGGATCTTCGGTCACGACGTCACCCGCGATCTGCGCGAGGTACGCCGTATGACCGGCGTCGTACTGGGCGGCGACCGTGGCCTCTACGCCAAGCTGAACGGCCGCGACAATCTGCGGTTCTTCGCCATGCTCGCCGGCGTGGGCCGGCGCGGCCTGAGCACGAAGCTGGATGCCGCGCTGGAGGAGGTCGGCCTGGTCGGCGCGGCAGACCGCGCGGTGGAGACGTACTCCAAGGGCATGCGCCAGCGCCTCCACATCGCGATCGGCATGATCGCCGAGCCGCGCGTCCTGCTGCTCGACGAACCGACCGTGGGCCTCGACCCGGTCGAGGCAGAACGGCTGCGCGGCACCGTCGCCCGACTGCGCGACACTGGAGTCTCGGTCCTGCTCACGAGTCACTACCTGCTCGACATCGAACGCCTCGCCAGCCGGGTGATCATTCTCGCGGACGGCACACTGGCGGCGGACCTACCAGTCGAGGAGTTCGCCCGGCAGGCCGGCTACACCGCCACGGTGACCGTGCGCGGCACCGGCAGCCCGCCCGACGGCGGCGCCCTGTCGTCCCCTGACATCACCGTCGGCGCAGTCGAGGTGGCCGACGAGTCATGGACCCTCCGGCTGCATGTCCGCGACTGGAGCGTCGGCTCGTTCGGCCTGCTGGAGCAGGCGTTGGCGCACGTCAGCGTGCTGGACGTACGCATCGATCCGGTGCGGCTGGAGGACGTCTACTCGCACGTGGCCGCGCGCCTGGCCGACGGCCGCCAGGTCGGTGGAGTGAAGTGA
- a CDS encoding putative PEP-binding protein, giving the protein MLWLPVDAADDTIHEAIVTLDPDCRLGSAQHPLFLTAWLPCQKGSCLSFLGLSPPSHQWLAGLAGDGFAAARRAELTAALAVAAPGAALPDDPLEQVIAMVRALTRAETGPAQFGLGRQPLWCGPDGGSGLAYSCDPSTGRPGVTGSFLAGGSGAQLLRAGGTDLAELIDTQPWGPEVREAVHTAEAALDWPARVEFLVEGGRPHIVASTRASLRGAALLHAVATRYERGRLTPAQAVSLVEPLDVEQAHSGAAQSLDLPVAARGLGVSPGIASGAVAFSATDAVAVQAKGGQPVLVLTESRPEDLPGLLAATAVVTERGGQTSHAAVVARGLGLPAVTALVDGVLDFDAKVLRTTHGDTVRAGDLVTVDGHAGVIHLGGRTGPAAERQVAPELPGWLDEALSGLPRIAVRVNADTGADAAAGRALGADGVGLCRLEHMFLGERHQILQRVLMARPGPDMTEDLATVHALLRAEITDVLAAMDGRPVTIRLLDPPRHEFLPDLTELSLTTAATGVPADRDCLDITRRLHEHNPMLGVRGVRMGVLLPALTAVQIKALVEATLALRRAGRDPRPELLVPMVSTSAELDFVRGMLDDVCAHLGTSGAQAGISLGAMIETPRAALLAGSIARRADSLSLGTNDLTALVWGLSRDDAEQHLLPAYQDMGLLAESPFARLDVEAVGALARQVAVEARGVRPDITLGVCGEQAADAAAVRFFAEAGFDHVSCAAPRIPLARLAAARAAVAQGAADVHPTGAGR; this is encoded by the coding sequence GTCTGAGTCCTCCCAGTCACCAGTGGCTGGCAGGGCTCGCCGGTGACGGCTTCGCCGCGGCACGCCGGGCCGAACTGACTGCCGCGCTGGCCGTCGCGGCCCCAGGTGCCGCGTTGCCGGACGACCCGCTCGAACAAGTAATCGCCATGGTGAGGGCGTTGACCAGGGCCGAGACCGGTCCGGCCCAGTTCGGGCTCGGGCGACAGCCGCTGTGGTGCGGCCCTGACGGAGGCAGTGGACTCGCCTACTCCTGCGATCCGTCGACCGGCCGTCCCGGCGTGACGGGCTCCTTTCTAGCCGGGGGATCAGGAGCCCAGCTCCTGAGAGCGGGCGGCACGGATCTCGCCGAACTGATCGACACGCAACCCTGGGGCCCGGAAGTACGGGAAGCGGTCCACACCGCCGAGGCCGCACTGGACTGGCCGGCGAGGGTGGAGTTCCTCGTCGAGGGGGGCAGGCCCCACATCGTCGCAAGCACCAGAGCATCCCTGCGTGGCGCTGCTCTCCTGCACGCTGTGGCCACCCGGTACGAACGAGGCCGGCTGACCCCCGCGCAGGCGGTGTCGCTGGTGGAGCCGCTGGACGTGGAACAGGCGCATTCCGGGGCGGCGCAATCCCTCGATCTGCCCGTGGCGGCGCGCGGCCTCGGGGTGTCGCCCGGTATCGCCTCCGGCGCCGTCGCCTTCAGCGCGACCGACGCGGTCGCCGTGCAGGCGAAGGGCGGGCAGCCGGTGCTTGTCCTCACCGAGTCGAGGCCGGAGGATCTTCCGGGCCTGCTGGCCGCGACGGCCGTCGTCACCGAGCGGGGCGGACAGACGTCGCACGCCGCGGTCGTGGCGCGCGGACTGGGACTGCCGGCCGTCACCGCCCTCGTCGACGGTGTCCTGGACTTCGACGCCAAGGTCCTGCGCACCACGCACGGCGACACCGTCCGCGCCGGCGACCTGGTCACGGTGGACGGCCACGCCGGAGTGATCCACCTCGGCGGTCGCACGGGGCCCGCCGCCGAACGGCAGGTCGCTCCGGAACTGCCCGGCTGGCTGGACGAGGCGCTGTCGGGGCTGCCCCGCATTGCCGTGCGGGTAAACGCTGACACCGGCGCGGACGCCGCCGCCGGTCGGGCATTGGGCGCCGACGGGGTGGGACTGTGCCGCCTCGAGCACATGTTCCTCGGCGAGCGCCATCAGATACTCCAACGGGTCCTGATGGCCCGGCCCGGTCCTGACATGACGGAGGACCTCGCCACCGTGCACGCCCTCCTGCGGGCGGAGATCACGGACGTACTTGCCGCGATGGACGGACGGCCTGTCACGATTCGGCTGCTTGACCCCCCGCGCCACGAGTTTCTTCCCGACCTGACCGAACTCTCCCTGACCACGGCGGCGACGGGCGTTCCCGCCGACCGGGACTGTCTCGACATCACCCGCCGCCTGCACGAGCACAACCCCATGCTGGGAGTGCGCGGCGTGCGGATGGGAGTCCTGCTCCCGGCGCTGACGGCCGTACAGATCAAGGCGCTGGTGGAAGCGACCCTCGCGTTGCGCCGCGCCGGCCGGGACCCGCGGCCCGAACTGCTGGTCCCCATGGTCAGCACGTCGGCGGAACTGGACTTCGTCCGGGGCATGCTCGACGACGTCTGCGCCCACCTGGGAACCTCCGGGGCCCAGGCGGGCATCTCGCTGGGTGCCATGATCGAGACCCCGCGGGCCGCGCTGCTGGCGGGATCGATCGCCCGCCGTGCGGACTCGCTGTCCTTGGGCACCAACGACCTCACCGCACTTGTCTGGGGCCTGTCCCGCGACGACGCCGAACAACACCTGCTGCCCGCCTACCAGGACATGGGCCTCCTCGCCGAATCCCCCTTCGCCCGGCTGGACGTCGAGGCGGTCGGGGCCCTGGCACGCCAGGTCGCCGTCGAGGCACGGGGCGTACGCCCCGACATTACGCTCGGTGTCTGCGGCGAGCAGGCGGCCGATGCAGCGGCTGTGCGGTTCTTCGCCGAGGCGGGCTTCGACCACGTCTCGTGCGCGGCGCCACGGATCCCGCTGGCCAGACTCGCCGCCGCACGGGCCGCCGTCGCGCAAGGAGCGGCGGACGTTCATCCGACGGGGGCGGGGCGTTGA
- a CDS encoding ABC transporter permease: protein MTSRDIVPPHAAASARASLAWRSAEAARMGWLEYRVLQTPAGLLGATLPRGVLQILFFTTLAGVLAGPGHREYAFAGSLVLALSSTNVNGVVAVPVLDKQYATFARVRTGALSPTVTQIARVLPYPVMGWVLLVVQGAIAAPLLGMTDFALRLLPWAWVYALIALTLSVLGLAGATMTVGKRADVVAPNVLSYLVMLCSGAIVPPGRVGWVDAIGQVLPARHGLDAVRAGMEGRPWLGDLGLEVAAGFGFTVLAALSILLQARRASRHGHDDFE, encoded by the coding sequence TTGACCTCGCGTGACATCGTCCCCCCGCACGCCGCAGCCTCGGCCCGCGCCTCCCTAGCCTGGCGGTCGGCCGAGGCGGCCCGCATGGGCTGGCTGGAGTACCGGGTGCTCCAGACGCCCGCCGGTCTGCTCGGCGCGACCCTGCCGCGCGGGGTCCTGCAAATCCTGTTCTTCACGACGCTCGCGGGTGTCCTCGCGGGTCCCGGACATCGCGAGTACGCCTTCGCCGGATCGCTGGTGCTGGCGCTGAGCAGCACCAACGTCAACGGCGTGGTCGCCGTGCCCGTCCTGGACAAGCAGTACGCCACCTTCGCGCGGGTCCGCACCGGCGCGCTGTCGCCCACCGTCACCCAGATCGCCCGGGTGCTGCCCTACCCCGTCATGGGCTGGGTCCTCCTCGTCGTCCAGGGCGCCATTGCGGCGCCCCTGCTCGGCATGACGGACTTCGCCCTGCGCCTGCTGCCCTGGGCGTGGGTGTACGCACTGATCGCGCTCACGCTCAGCGTGCTGGGGCTCGCCGGGGCGACGATGACGGTCGGCAAACGGGCCGACGTGGTGGCCCCGAACGTCCTGTCCTACCTGGTCATGCTGTGCAGCGGCGCGATCGTCCCGCCCGGTCGGGTGGGATGGGTGGACGCGATCGGCCAGGTGCTGCCGGCTCGGCACGGGCTGGACGCCGTCCGCGCTGGGATGGAGGGCCGACCGTGGCTCGGCGACCTGGGCCTGGAGGTCGCCGCCGGTTTCGGGTTCACCGTCCTCGCCGCGCTGTCGATCCTCCTCCAGGCACGGCGCGCGAGCAGACACGGTCACGACGACTTCGAGTGA
- a CDS encoding RiPP maturation radical SAM C-methyltransferase, translating into MSIIRLPLAVRTEADHAASASPPDKALRVALVNMPWARIHAPSIQCGLLQSITREAGHECDSHYLNIEFASLFGSKSYDTIANVTSERLHLMGEWLFSYAAFGEVTPEDDYFAEYPEVESIWDELTGKSLQDLVEMRRETLPDWITACAAKPVWEEYDVVGFTSTFMQNTASLALGRKIKEFHPGVTLVYGGANFDGEMGAEYARKLPWLDYVVAGEGDIVFPALLKNIADGTDTPITGVLRHATTHHTPQAADAQRPQALDDLPTPDYRDYFAWLERFDRARLLGRAPVRLPVEFSRGCWWGQKHHCTFCGLNALGMAYRSKSGERAFTELSALLRDYPAVHVDTVDNILDMGYFSSLCTLLAREHWDVNLFFEVKANLTREQVATLRSAGILRIQPGIESLSTHVLQLMRKGASKLINIRLLKWAGYYGIDVAWNILAGFPGETEEDYAEQLRLLPLLHHLQPPGGCGRIWLERFSPYFTDPSFPIDKVRPRASYGHVYPASLDPEKIAYFFDYEASGTVSHETVTALNAAVSTWQTRFAESKPSLVYQRLPGKLTLIDRRTDQPKRAVLSAWKAEAYEACGDAPRSAAAIARLLAAQGVSVSEGEVTAFLEQCCRADVMVSDDSKYLGLALPENPGW; encoded by the coding sequence ATGAGCATCATCCGCCTGCCCCTGGCCGTGCGGACCGAAGCGGACCACGCGGCGTCCGCTTCACCGCCTGACAAGGCTCTGCGTGTCGCCCTGGTCAACATGCCTTGGGCACGGATCCATGCGCCCTCCATCCAGTGCGGACTGTTGCAGTCGATCACTCGCGAGGCCGGGCACGAGTGCGACAGCCACTACCTCAACATCGAGTTCGCCTCCCTCTTCGGCAGCAAGTCCTACGACACCATCGCCAACGTCACCTCGGAACGGCTGCACTTGATGGGCGAGTGGCTCTTCTCCTACGCCGCGTTCGGAGAAGTGACCCCGGAAGACGACTACTTCGCCGAGTATCCGGAAGTGGAGTCCATCTGGGACGAGCTCACCGGAAAGAGCCTCCAGGACCTCGTGGAGATGCGCCGCGAGACGCTGCCGGACTGGATCACCGCATGCGCGGCCAAACCGGTGTGGGAAGAGTACGACGTCGTCGGGTTCACCTCCACGTTCATGCAGAACACGGCATCCCTCGCCCTGGGGAGGAAGATCAAGGAATTCCACCCCGGTGTGACCCTGGTCTACGGAGGCGCCAACTTCGACGGAGAGATGGGCGCCGAGTACGCGAGAAAGCTGCCCTGGCTCGACTACGTGGTGGCCGGCGAGGGCGACATCGTGTTCCCCGCCCTGCTGAAGAACATCGCCGACGGCACGGACACCCCGATCACCGGCGTCCTGCGGCACGCCACCACGCACCACACGCCGCAGGCTGCCGACGCGCAGCGCCCGCAGGCCCTCGACGACCTTCCCACCCCAGACTACCGGGACTACTTCGCCTGGCTGGAGCGCTTCGACCGCGCTCGACTGCTCGGCCGGGCACCCGTACGACTGCCGGTCGAGTTCTCCCGAGGATGCTGGTGGGGCCAGAAACACCACTGCACCTTCTGCGGTCTCAACGCGCTCGGCATGGCGTACCGATCCAAGTCCGGCGAGCGCGCGTTCACCGAGCTCAGCGCGCTGCTGCGCGACTACCCGGCGGTGCACGTCGACACCGTCGACAACATCCTGGACATGGGGTACTTCTCGTCGCTCTGCACGCTGCTGGCCCGAGAGCACTGGGACGTGAACCTCTTCTTCGAGGTGAAGGCCAATCTCACCCGGGAGCAGGTGGCGACCCTGAGAAGCGCCGGGATCCTCCGCATCCAGCCCGGCATCGAGAGCCTAAGCACCCATGTGCTGCAACTGATGCGCAAGGGCGCGAGCAAGCTGATCAACATTCGGCTCCTGAAATGGGCCGGCTACTACGGGATCGACGTGGCCTGGAACATCCTGGCGGGATTCCCGGGGGAGACCGAGGAAGACTACGCCGAGCAGCTGCGCCTACTCCCGCTTCTGCACCATCTACAGCCCCCCGGCGGCTGCGGAAGGATCTGGCTGGAACGCTTCAGCCCCTACTTCACCGACCCGTCCTTCCCCATCGACAAGGTCCGGCCCCGGGCCAGCTACGGCCATGTCTACCCGGCCTCGTTGGACCCCGAGAAGATCGCGTACTTCTTCGACTACGAGGCGTCCGGCACCGTGTCCCACGAGACGGTCACCGCACTAAACGCCGCCGTCTCCACATGGCAGACCCGCTTCGCCGAGTCGAAGCCCAGCCTCGTCTACCAGCGGCTGCCCGGGAAGCTCACGCTGATCGACCGCAGGACCGACCAGCCCAAGCGGGCCGTCCTCTCGGCCTGGAAGGCGGAAGCCTACGAAGCCTGCGGAGACGCGCCCCGCTCAGCGGCGGCGATCGCCCGCCTCCTGGCGGCACAGGGAGTGTCAGTCTCCGAGGGCGAGGTGACGGCCTTCCTCGAACAGTGCTGTCGCGCCGACGTGATGGTGTCGGACGACAGCAAGTACCTCGGGCTCGCACTGCCGGAGAACCCGGGGTGGTAG